Proteins from a single region of Nonlabens spongiae:
- a CDS encoding BRCT domain-containing protein, which produces MFDIDEEFVKDFSFEDVWDTLDLKLSFNHSLVVCWNKEIEILEEILKAYRIKDYNINYIQIREIAKDNNLPDLFDNLLKHFNSDLNIENDLSLIAPTLALEFEDMGINLNNYRKNLNPKSSENFNELNPKPLKKHKTKPTTLDIQNENLSHIRNYSIDPKEISKIDIKNKGFIFTGEITTDRDTAKEFIEQNGGIIKSGITSKVDYVIIGADFGWSKIQKIHELNENKNCNIKILTNSDFENLKKNTPHNNGYK; this is translated from the coding sequence ATGTTTGATATAGACGAAGAATTTGTAAAAGATTTTTCATTTGAGGATGTTTGGGACACGTTAGATTTAAAGTTAAGTTTCAATCATAGTTTAGTTGTCTGTTGGAACAAAGAGATTGAAATTCTTGAAGAAATATTAAAAGCCTATAGAATAAAAGATTACAACATAAATTATATACAAATAAGAGAAATAGCTAAAGACAATAATCTTCCAGATTTATTTGATAATCTTTTAAAGCATTTCAATTCTGACCTGAATATTGAAAATGATTTATCTCTTATAGCACCAACTCTTGCGTTGGAATTTGAAGATATGGGAATCAATCTAAATAACTACAGAAAAAACCTAAATCCAAAATCTAGCGAAAATTTCAACGAATTAAATCCTAAACCTTTAAAAAAGCATAAAACAAAGCCAACTACTTTAGACATTCAAAACGAAAACCTATCTCACATTCGTAATTACTCTATTGACCCGAAAGAGATTAGTAAAATTGATATTAAAAACAAAGGATTTATTTTTACTGGAGAAATAACTACAGACAGAGATACAGCAAAAGAATTCATAGAACAAAATGGTGGAATAATAAAATCTGGAATTACAAGCAAAGTCGATTATGTTATTATCGGAGCTGACTTTGGTTGGTCGAAAATCCAAAAAATACACGAACTGAACGAAAATAAAAATTGTAACATAAAAATATTAACCAATTCGGATTTTGAAAATCTGAAAAAAAATACGCCACACAACAATGGCTATAAGTAA